In one window of Episyrphus balteatus chromosome 3, idEpiBalt1.1, whole genome shotgun sequence DNA:
- the LOC129913299 gene encoding synaptic vesicle glycoprotein 2B-like, translated as MGMSMIIIAAQCDFDINSMEKSIMCAACVAGIVTASYVLGYLSDISGRRTVLFRASTFAVVFSFISMFVSNFWVFVVLRFLAGIGIAGASAATYPYLGEFTTAKYRPVVINYASIFVGISAVYCPGNLLNKNFF; from the exons ATGGGAATGAGTATGATCATAATTGCAGCTCAATGTGATTTCGATATTAACTCAATGGAAAAATCTATAATGTGTGCAGCATGTGTTGCTG GTATTGTTACGGCATCATATGTTTTGGGATATCTATCAGATATTTCTGGAAGGCGAACTGTTCTTTTTCGAGCTTCAACTTTTGCTGtagtattttcatttatttcaatgtTTGTTTCTAACTTTTGGGTTTTTGTAGTGCTGCGTTTTCTAGCTGGAATCGG aaTTGCTGGAGCATCAGCAGCTACTTACCCATATTTGGGAGAATTTACTACAGCGAAATACCGTCCAGTAGTTATTAACTACGCCAGTATATTTGTCGGAATATCTGCTGTTTACTGTCCAGgtaatcttttaaataaaaactttttctaa